The Methanobacterium sp. BAmetb5 genome includes a region encoding these proteins:
- a CDS encoding lasso peptide isopeptide bond-forming cyclase, which yields MSGITGIFRRDGQDVDPADIKKMNDKIAHRGPDGSRVWCEGPVAFGHQMLHTTQESLHETLPFEDEESGLVITADARIDNRKDLAPRLGIEDKEYVSDSYFILKAYEKWGEKCPEELLGDFAFAIWDKNKEQLLCARDHMGVKPFYYYLSNDFFLFATEIKSIISAKEVSCKINKIKVAEYMSLLFEDKKNTFYENIFRLPSANTLIINDTEYNKLNYWELNVNKEIKMDSDEEYTKAFLKIFTEAVKCRLRSAFPVGSLLSGGLDSSSIVCTARIILSEETVQTFHTFSATFENTPESDEQHYINQVLGEYKLKPHFIKADQLSPLSMIEDVLWHFDEPLYAVNNYIYWDIHQKANKTGVKVLLDGLDGDTTLSHGQRFEIDYLKSLKWYHGFKELYLHCKRSKRSILKQHIFPSLVLPFIPQILFDIFRMLRIPIPLEMGTPNLINENFAKETKVKQKVVIHENQFRKARSSKSYHHLLLKRGILQAVLERTDKSSAAANLEARYPFFDKRLIEFCLALPLEQKINNGWSRIILRRAMENILPRGIQWRPCKGNLGHNFRKNFLLFEKPLIDDILFNKTHLIEDYVNIDSVNEIYSKYVSDQSNSALPLFGIVTFSLWIQKIFNKYNDK from the coding sequence ATGAGTGGAATAACTGGAATTTTCAGACGAGATGGGCAGGATGTGGATCCGGCTGACATCAAGAAGATGAATGACAAAATAGCCCACAGGGGACCAGATGGATCCCGGGTCTGGTGTGAAGGACCAGTAGCATTCGGCCACCAGATGCTCCACACAACCCAGGAATCCCTCCACGAAACACTGCCCTTTGAAGATGAAGAATCTGGACTGGTCATAACGGCTGATGCCCGGATAGATAACCGGAAAGATTTGGCACCCAGATTGGGAATTGAGGACAAAGAATATGTGTCCGACAGTTACTTCATTCTTAAGGCATACGAAAAATGGGGTGAAAAGTGTCCTGAAGAGCTTTTGGGTGATTTTGCCTTTGCAATTTGGGATAAAAATAAGGAACAGTTATTGTGTGCAAGGGACCATATGGGGGTTAAACCTTTTTATTATTATTTATCAAATGATTTTTTTTTATTTGCTACGGAAATCAAATCAATCATCTCTGCTAAAGAAGTTTCATGTAAAATAAATAAAATTAAAGTTGCGGAATATATGAGTCTTTTATTTGAGGATAAGAAAAATACATTTTATGAAAATATATTTCGTTTACCCTCCGCAAATACTCTAATAATTAATGATACTGAGTATAATAAACTTAACTATTGGGAATTGAATGTTAATAAAGAAATTAAAATGGATTCTGATGAAGAATATACCAAAGCTTTTTTGAAAATTTTTACGGAAGCTGTTAAATGTCGTTTACGAAGTGCGTTTCCTGTAGGTTCTTTACTTAGTGGTGGGCTGGATTCCTCTTCTATTGTTTGTACTGCGAGAATTATATTATCAGAAGAAACTGTTCAAACCTTTCATACATTTTCTGCCACATTTGAAAATACTCCAGAAAGCGACGAACAACATTACATAAATCAAGTTCTTGGAGAATACAAGTTAAAGCCTCATTTTATTAAAGCCGATCAATTAAGCCCCTTGTCAATGATCGAAGATGTTTTATGGCATTTTGATGAACCTTTATATGCAGTTAATAATTACATATACTGGGATATTCACCAAAAGGCTAATAAGACAGGTGTCAAAGTACTTTTAGATGGTTTAGATGGTGATACTACACTATCTCACGGGCAAAGATTTGAAATTGATTATTTGAAATCATTAAAATGGTACCATGGGTTCAAAGAGTTATATCTTCACTGTAAACGGAGCAAAAGGAGTATTTTAAAACAACATATATTTCCATCATTAGTTTTACCATTTATTCCTCAAATTTTATTTGATATATTTAGGATGTTAAGAATTCCAATACCTTTAGAGATGGGTACCCCTAATTTAATAAATGAAAATTTTGCTAAAGAAACAAAAGTAAAACAAAAAGTTGTAATTCATGAAAATCAATTCCGAAAAGCAAGGTCATCCAAATCTTATCATCATCTTCTTCTTAAAAGAGGAATATTACAAGCTGTTCTAGAAAGAACAGATAAATCTTCTGCGGCAGCAAATTTAGAGGCACGATATCCTTTTTTTGACAAGCGGCTAATTGAATTCTGTTTAGCTCTCCCTCTTGAACAAAAAATAAATAATGGGTGGAGTCGGATTATTTTACGTCGTGCAATGGAAAATATCTTACCTCGAGGAATACAATGGAGGCCATGCAAAGGAAATTTGGGTCATAATTTTCGAAAAAACTTTTTATTATTTGAAAAACCACTTATTGATGATATATTATTTAATAAAACCCATTTAATTGAAGATTATGTAAATATTGATTCTGTTAATGAAATTTATAGTAAGTATGTTTCTGATCAAAGTAATAGTGCACTTCCCCTATTTGGAATAGTCACTTTTTCACTATGGATCCAAAAAATTTTTAATAAATACAATGATAAGTGA